A stretch of the Vidua chalybeata isolate OUT-0048 unplaced genomic scaffold, bVidCha1 merged haplotype scaffold_243_ctg1, whole genome shotgun sequence genome encodes the following:
- the LOC128783375 gene encoding uncharacterized protein LOC128783375: MEPSGAERSRAESSGAEPSRAEPSEANGGERSERLRVEPSRAAPKRRIQPSLAENSPSLRTGSGGSPGYALGYLEHCSEEVPRDKPLCQVAAAKQGLKLKGRTHLFALVEVRRAPECGGNAGERESIGAEQPLEVPEPSPPCPQGRSCPPPAADRSVLESGRRVPAGCRVLGGHRALTLARWAVRFLSHRFPGVLILTSPKPQASLPGPLPLPYLLDAVQNGIRQPSLRFTFSLTLCAARVAQQILKPEEHVYIRVKRFLLSHRYLDLRKVPGFLQLFYSFDFEYKTARVDPQISWGRAA; encoded by the exons atggagccgagcggagccgaacGGAGCCGAGCCGAGTcgagcggagccgagccgagtcgagcggagccgagcgaGGCGAATGGAGGCGAACGGAGCGAGCGGCTCCGAGttgagccgagccgagctgcGCCGAAGAGGCGAATCCAGCCGAGTCTAGCGGAGAACAGCCCGAGT CTTCGGACAGGGTCTGGGGGATCACCTGGATACGCACTTGGATACCTGGAGCATTGCTCAGAGGAGGTGCCgagggacaaacctttgtgccAGGTAGCGGCAGCCAAACAG gggctgaaactgaaggggagaacacatttatttgcccttgttgaagtgaggcgagcacctgagtgtggc ggaaatgcaggagaacgcGAAAGCATCGGGGCAGAGCAGCCGCTGGAGGTGCCCGAGCCGTCTCCCCCTTGCCCGCAGGGCCGGAGTTGCCCACCGCCGGCAGCTGACAG gtccgtgctggagagtgggagaagggtccctgctggctgccgtgtcctgggtgggcacagagctctgaccttGGCCAGATGGGCTG TTCggtttctttctcacaggtttcCGGGTGTTTTGATCCTGACGTCGCCAAAGCCTCAG gcttctctccctgggccctTGCCGTTGCCGTATCTCTTGGATGCCGTGCAGAACGGAATCAGGCAGCCAAGCCTCAGGTTCaccttctccctcaccctctgcgctgctcgtgtggcacagcagatcctgaagcCAG aggagCACGTGTACATAAGGGTAAAGAGATTCCTTCTGTCACACCGGTATTTGGACCTGAGGAAGGTAccaggttttctccagcttttctacagttttgattttgag TACAAAACAGCACGAGTGgatcctcagatttcttggggaagggctgcgtga
- the LOC128783377 gene encoding uncharacterized protein LOC128783377 translates to MDQLLLRTGSGGSPGYALGYLEHCSEEVPRDKPLCQVAAAKQGLKLKGRTHLFALVEVRRAPECGGNAGERESIGAEQPLEVPEPSPPCPQGRSCPPPAADRSVLESGRRVPAGCRVLGGHRALTLARWAVRFLSHRFPGVLILTSPKPQASLPGPLPLPYLLDAVQNGIRQPSLRFTFSLTLCAARVAQQILKPEEHVYIRVKRFLLSHRYLDLRKVPGFLQLFYSFDFEYKTARVDPQISWGRAA, encoded by the exons atggaccagctgctg CTTCGGACAGGGTCTGGGGGATCACCTGGATACGCACTTGGATACCTGGAGCATTGCTCAGAGGAGGTGCCgagggacaaacctttgtgccAGGTAGCGGCAGCCAAACAG gggctgaaactgaaggggagaacacatttatttgcccttgttgaagtgaggcgagcacctgagtgtggc ggaaatgcaggagaacgcGAAAGCATCGGGGCAGAGCAGCCGCTGGAGGTGCCCGAGCCGTCTCCCCCTTGCCCGCAGGGCCGGAGTTGCCCACCGCCGGCAGCTGACAG gtccgtgctggagagtgggagaagggtccctgctggctgccgtgtcctgggtgggcacagagctctgaccttGGCCAGATGGGCTG TTCggtttctttctcacaggtttcCGGGTGTTTTGATCCTGACGTCGCCAAAGCCTCAG gcttctctccctgggccctTGCCGTTGCCGTATCTCTTGGATGCCGTGCAGAACGGAATCAGGCAGCCAAGCCTCAGGTTCaccttctccctcaccctctgcgctgctcgtgtggcacagcagatcctgaagcCAG aggagCACGTGTACATAAGGGTAAAGAGATTCCTTCTGTCACACCGGTATTTGGACCTGAGGAAGGTAccaggttttctccagcttttctacagttttgattttgag TACAAAACAGCACGAGTGgatcctcagatttcttggggaagggctgcgtga